One Paroedura picta isolate Pp20150507F chromosome 3, Ppicta_v3.0, whole genome shotgun sequence genomic window carries:
- the LOC143833627 gene encoding U8 snoRNA-decapping enzyme-like, translated as MSGPRPLPREEALLLGPPQWRHACHALLYAPCPHRLFGKIPLRFAVLMQMRFDGRLGFPGGFVDPQDASLEAGLNRELREELGPGVAFLHVDEGDHVSSHASEKPQRVVAHFYAKRLSLEQLRTIEDHATHAKDHGLEAMGLVRVPLYTLRDGVGGLPAFLNNNFVSIARDQLVHALETLELVPREHLQKAVVAAQKCLCVPSAGTSSSRVL; from the exons ATGTCGGGGCCACGTCCTCTGCCCCGGGAGGAGGCGCTGCTCCTCGGGCCCCCCCAGTGGAGGCACGCCTGCCACGCCCTCCTCTACGCGCCCTGCCCGCATCGCCTCTTCGGGAAGATCCCGCTGCGATTCGCGGTGCTG aTGCAGATGAGGTTTGATGGACGCCTGGGATTCCCGGGTGGTTTTGTGGACCCTCAGGATGCCTCCCTGGAAGCGGGCTTGAACCGGGAGCTCCGGGAAGAGCTGGGTCCAGGCGTTGCCTTCCTGCATGTCGATGAGGGCGACCACGTGAGCTCCCACGCCTCTGAGAAGCCGCAGCGGGTGGTGGCGCACTTCTATGCCAAGCGACTCAGCCTGGAGCAGCTGCGGACCATCGAGGACCACGCTACGCACGCGAAGGATCACGGTTTGGAG GCGATGGGCCTTGTCCGCGTCCCGCTCTACACCCTGCGCGATGGGGTCGGAGGCCTCCCGGCTTTCCTGAACAACAATTTTGTAAGCATCGCTCGAGACCAGTTGGTTCATGCCTTGGAAACTCTAGAGCTGGTGCCGAGAGAGCACCTTCAGAAAGCTGTGGTGGCGGCCCAGAAGTGCCTGTGCGTGCCGTCGGCTGGGACCTCCTCTTCCAGGGTGCTGTAA
- the NAA10 gene encoding N-alpha-acetyltransferase 10 isoform X1, with translation MNIRNARPEDLMNMQHCNLLCLPENYQMKYYFYHGLSWPQLSYIAEDENGKIVGYVLAKMEEDPDDVPHGHITSLAVKRSHRRLGLAQKLMDQASRAMIENFSAKYVSLHVRKSNRAALHLYSNTLNFQISEVEPKYYADGEDAYAMKRDLTQMAEELRRQLELKEKSKHSVLGSIENKGSDHKANHTGECCRDEKCPGAGVGSGPGAEDSGDSKDVSEVSEATESTDVKDSSEASDSAS, from the exons atgaaCATCCGCAATGCGCGG CCCGAGGACCTGATGAACATGCAGCACTGTAACCTCCTCTGCTTGCCGGAGAACTACCAGATGAAGTACTACTTCTACCACGGACTCTCCTGGCCACAG CTCTCCTACATAGCAGAGGACGAGAATGGCAAGATCGTGGGCTACGTGCTGGCTAAGAT GGAAGAAGACCCCGACGACGTCCCCCACGGACACATCACGTCCCTG GCGGTCAAGCGCTCCCACCGACGCTTGGGCCTGGCTCAGAAGCTGATGGACCAGGCTTCGCGAGCCATGATAGAGAACTTCAGCGCCAAATACGTCTCCTTGCACGTGCGGAAGAG TAACCGGGCTGCTCTGCACCTATACTCCAACACTCTCAATTTCCA GATCAGCGAGGTGGAGCCGAAATACTACGCTGATGGGGAAGACGCTTACGCCATGAAGCGGGACTTGACCCAGATGGCAgaggag cTGAGGAGGCAGCTGGAGCTGAAGGAGAAGAGCAAGCATTCCGTGCTGGGCTCCATCGAGAACAAAGGCAGCGACCACAAGGCCAACCATACTGGGGAATGCTGCCGGGACGAGAAATGCCCGGGGGCTGGGGTGGGCAGCGGGCCTGGGGCGGAGGACAGCGGCGACAGCAAGGACGTCAGCGAGGTCAGCGAGGCCACGGAGAGCACAGACGTCAAGGACAGCTCAGAGGCCTCCGACTCCGCCTCCTAG
- the NAA10 gene encoding N-alpha-acetyltransferase 10 isoform X2 produces MNIRNARLSYIAEDENGKIVGYVLAKMEEDPDDVPHGHITSLAVKRSHRRLGLAQKLMDQASRAMIENFSAKYVSLHVRKSNRAALHLYSNTLNFQISEVEPKYYADGEDAYAMKRDLTQMAEELRRQLELKEKSKHSVLGSIENKGSDHKANHTGECCRDEKCPGAGVGSGPGAEDSGDSKDVSEVSEATESTDVKDSSEASDSAS; encoded by the exons atgaaCATCCGCAATGCGCGG CTCTCCTACATAGCAGAGGACGAGAATGGCAAGATCGTGGGCTACGTGCTGGCTAAGAT GGAAGAAGACCCCGACGACGTCCCCCACGGACACATCACGTCCCTG GCGGTCAAGCGCTCCCACCGACGCTTGGGCCTGGCTCAGAAGCTGATGGACCAGGCTTCGCGAGCCATGATAGAGAACTTCAGCGCCAAATACGTCTCCTTGCACGTGCGGAAGAG TAACCGGGCTGCTCTGCACCTATACTCCAACACTCTCAATTTCCA GATCAGCGAGGTGGAGCCGAAATACTACGCTGATGGGGAAGACGCTTACGCCATGAAGCGGGACTTGACCCAGATGGCAgaggag cTGAGGAGGCAGCTGGAGCTGAAGGAGAAGAGCAAGCATTCCGTGCTGGGCTCCATCGAGAACAAAGGCAGCGACCACAAGGCCAACCATACTGGGGAATGCTGCCGGGACGAGAAATGCCCGGGGGCTGGGGTGGGCAGCGGGCCTGGGGCGGAGGACAGCGGCGACAGCAAGGACGTCAGCGAGGTCAGCGAGGCCACGGAGAGCACAGACGTCAAGGACAGCTCAGAGGCCTCCGACTCCGCCTCCTAG
- the RENBP gene encoding N-acylglucosamine 2-epimerase isoform X2: MGAAAGRRAEIGGRPRGEGEEPWTAPRSRRLPLSRNALTTRSLNNLLATDCLSALEKQRGEMDLQLLQRWHQRISQELETVVEFWIRHSHDDKYGGFFTCLGQDGQIYDDLKYVWLQGRQVWMYSRLYRTAPKFRRPEVIEAARAGGEFLLRHACVAPPSQKCAFVLTRDGRPVKIQRTIFSECFYVLGLDELGRATGEHRYREAALKMMGAIVHWVREEPSELGCPELSGATPHDSMAVPMMLLNLVDQLSEGDAEAAGRFAELGCWSAQRILLHVQRGGTAVLENVSEEGKELPGCLGRLQNPGHAIEAGWFLLRHVQRQRDAALVSRAVEKFMKQPFRSGWDPEYGGLFSFQDVDGLCPTQLEWRMKLWWPHTEAMVAFLMGFAETQDPELLEMFNQVAEYTFAKFSDPETGEWFGYLTQEGRVALSIKGGPFKGCFHVPRALHMCQEILESLIRKTKSLDQE; encoded by the exons ATGGGCGCCGCGGCCGGACGGAGGGCGGAGATTGGGGGCCGGCCCCGCGGGGAGGGCGAAGAGCCTTGGACCGCCCCCCGCTCTCGGAGGCTGCCTCTGAGCAG GAATGCGCTGACAACGCGGTCTCTAAACAACCTCCTAGCAACAGACTGCCTTTCTGCACTGGAGAAGCAGCGGGGAGAGATGGACTTGCAGCTGCTCCAGCGTTGGCACCAACGGATCTCCCAGGAACTGGAGACGGTGGTGGAGTTCTGGATCCGTCATTCGCACGACGACAAATACGG gggaTTCTTTACGTGCCTCGGCCAAGATGGGCAAATATACGATGACCTGAAATACGTCTGGTTACAGGGGCGTCAG GTATGGATGTACAGTCGTTTGTATCGAACGGCACCGAAGTTCCGCCGTCCGGAAGTCATCGAAGCAGCCCGGGCAG GTGGAGAGTTCCTGCTACGGCACGCTTGTGTGGCCCCTCCGTCCCAAAAATGTGCTTTTGTGTTGACCCGCGATGGACGCCCTGTGAAGATCCAGCGCACCATCTTCAGCGAGTGCTTTTATGTGCTTGGGCTCGATGAACTTGGGCGGGCGACCGGAGAACACCGCTACCGG GAGGCAGCCCTGAAGATGATGGGGGCCATTGTGCACTGGGTGCGGGAGGAACCCTCTGAGCTGGGGTGTCCGGAGCTCTCGGGAGCCACCCCTCACGACTCCATGGCCGTTCCCATGATGCTCCTCAACCTCGTGGACCAGCTCTCGGAAGGAGACGCCGAAGCCGCGGGCCGATTCGCCGAGCTCGGATGCTGGTCGGCTCAGCGgatcctcctccatgtgcag AGGGGCGGCACGGCCGTGCTGGAGAACGTCTCAGAGGAGGGCAAAGAGCTGCCGGGGTGCCTGGGACGACTACAGAATCCAG GCCATGCCATCGAAGCTGGCTGGTTCCTGCTCCGCCATGTCCAGCGCCAGCGTGATGCAGCCCTCGTCTCCCGGGCGGTGGAGAAGTTCATGAAGCAGCCCTTCCGTTCAGGCTGGGACCCCGAATACGGGGGTCTGTTTTCTTTCCAAGATGTCGACGGGCTCTGCCCCACGCAG CTAGAGTGGAGAATGAAACTTTGGTGGCCTCACACGGAAGCCATGGTTGCCTTCCTGATGGGCTTTGCCGAGACGCAGGACCCAGAACTCCTGGAAATGTTCAACCAGGTGGCTGAATACACTTTCGCCAAG TTCAGTGATCCGGAGACAGGAGAGTGGTTTGGCTACTTGACCCAGGAGGGCCGCGTAGCCCTCTCCATCAAAGGAGGACCATTCAAAG GCTGTTTCCACGTGCCCCGGGCTCTGCATATGTGTCAGGAAATCCTGGAGTCGCTTATAAGGAAGACGAAATCCCTCGACCAGGAATGA
- the RENBP gene encoding N-acylglucosamine 2-epimerase isoform X1 has product MGRLEPLPLGGKAEESETFSFRKDRTGGEGGRERALYNYAGGGESGPGGPGRETLPNALTTRSLNNLLATDCLSALEKQRGEMDLQLLQRWHQRISQELETVVEFWIRHSHDDKYGGFFTCLGQDGQIYDDLKYVWLQGRQVWMYSRLYRTAPKFRRPEVIEAARAGGEFLLRHACVAPPSQKCAFVLTRDGRPVKIQRTIFSECFYVLGLDELGRATGEHRYREAALKMMGAIVHWVREEPSELGCPELSGATPHDSMAVPMMLLNLVDQLSEGDAEAAGRFAELGCWSAQRILLHVQRGGTAVLENVSEEGKELPGCLGRLQNPGHAIEAGWFLLRHVQRQRDAALVSRAVEKFMKQPFRSGWDPEYGGLFSFQDVDGLCPTQLEWRMKLWWPHTEAMVAFLMGFAETQDPELLEMFNQVAEYTFAKFSDPETGEWFGYLTQEGRVALSIKGGPFKGCFHVPRALHMCQEILESLIRKTKSLDQE; this is encoded by the exons ATGGGAaggttggagccccttcccctgggaggaaaggctgaagagtccgAGACTTTTTCCTTTAGAAAAGacagaactgggggggagggaggacgtGAGAGAGCTTTGTACAACTATGCCGGGGGCGGAGAGAGTGGACCAGGAGGGCCTGGCAGAGAAACACTGCC GAATGCGCTGACAACGCGGTCTCTAAACAACCTCCTAGCAACAGACTGCCTTTCTGCACTGGAGAAGCAGCGGGGAGAGATGGACTTGCAGCTGCTCCAGCGTTGGCACCAACGGATCTCCCAGGAACTGGAGACGGTGGTGGAGTTCTGGATCCGTCATTCGCACGACGACAAATACGG gggaTTCTTTACGTGCCTCGGCCAAGATGGGCAAATATACGATGACCTGAAATACGTCTGGTTACAGGGGCGTCAG GTATGGATGTACAGTCGTTTGTATCGAACGGCACCGAAGTTCCGCCGTCCGGAAGTCATCGAAGCAGCCCGGGCAG GTGGAGAGTTCCTGCTACGGCACGCTTGTGTGGCCCCTCCGTCCCAAAAATGTGCTTTTGTGTTGACCCGCGATGGACGCCCTGTGAAGATCCAGCGCACCATCTTCAGCGAGTGCTTTTATGTGCTTGGGCTCGATGAACTTGGGCGGGCGACCGGAGAACACCGCTACCGG GAGGCAGCCCTGAAGATGATGGGGGCCATTGTGCACTGGGTGCGGGAGGAACCCTCTGAGCTGGGGTGTCCGGAGCTCTCGGGAGCCACCCCTCACGACTCCATGGCCGTTCCCATGATGCTCCTCAACCTCGTGGACCAGCTCTCGGAAGGAGACGCCGAAGCCGCGGGCCGATTCGCCGAGCTCGGATGCTGGTCGGCTCAGCGgatcctcctccatgtgcag AGGGGCGGCACGGCCGTGCTGGAGAACGTCTCAGAGGAGGGCAAAGAGCTGCCGGGGTGCCTGGGACGACTACAGAATCCAG GCCATGCCATCGAAGCTGGCTGGTTCCTGCTCCGCCATGTCCAGCGCCAGCGTGATGCAGCCCTCGTCTCCCGGGCGGTGGAGAAGTTCATGAAGCAGCCCTTCCGTTCAGGCTGGGACCCCGAATACGGGGGTCTGTTTTCTTTCCAAGATGTCGACGGGCTCTGCCCCACGCAG CTAGAGTGGAGAATGAAACTTTGGTGGCCTCACACGGAAGCCATGGTTGCCTTCCTGATGGGCTTTGCCGAGACGCAGGACCCAGAACTCCTGGAAATGTTCAACCAGGTGGCTGAATACACTTTCGCCAAG TTCAGTGATCCGGAGACAGGAGAGTGGTTTGGCTACTTGACCCAGGAGGGCCGCGTAGCCCTCTCCATCAAAGGAGGACCATTCAAAG GCTGTTTCCACGTGCCCCGGGCTCTGCATATGTGTCAGGAAATCCTGGAGTCGCTTATAAGGAAGACGAAATCCCTCGACCAGGAATGA
- the RENBP gene encoding N-acylglucosamine 2-epimerase isoform X3, producing MSNGSSRHWNALTTRSLNNLLATDCLSALEKQRGEMDLQLLQRWHQRISQELETVVEFWIRHSHDDKYGGFFTCLGQDGQIYDDLKYVWLQGRQVWMYSRLYRTAPKFRRPEVIEAARAGGEFLLRHACVAPPSQKCAFVLTRDGRPVKIQRTIFSECFYVLGLDELGRATGEHRYREAALKMMGAIVHWVREEPSELGCPELSGATPHDSMAVPMMLLNLVDQLSEGDAEAAGRFAELGCWSAQRILLHVQRGGTAVLENVSEEGKELPGCLGRLQNPGHAIEAGWFLLRHVQRQRDAALVSRAVEKFMKQPFRSGWDPEYGGLFSFQDVDGLCPTQLEWRMKLWWPHTEAMVAFLMGFAETQDPELLEMFNQVAEYTFAKFSDPETGEWFGYLTQEGRVALSIKGGPFKGCFHVPRALHMCQEILESLIRKTKSLDQE from the exons atgagcaatggatcttcacgccattg GAATGCGCTGACAACGCGGTCTCTAAACAACCTCCTAGCAACAGACTGCCTTTCTGCACTGGAGAAGCAGCGGGGAGAGATGGACTTGCAGCTGCTCCAGCGTTGGCACCAACGGATCTCCCAGGAACTGGAGACGGTGGTGGAGTTCTGGATCCGTCATTCGCACGACGACAAATACGG gggaTTCTTTACGTGCCTCGGCCAAGATGGGCAAATATACGATGACCTGAAATACGTCTGGTTACAGGGGCGTCAG GTATGGATGTACAGTCGTTTGTATCGAACGGCACCGAAGTTCCGCCGTCCGGAAGTCATCGAAGCAGCCCGGGCAG GTGGAGAGTTCCTGCTACGGCACGCTTGTGTGGCCCCTCCGTCCCAAAAATGTGCTTTTGTGTTGACCCGCGATGGACGCCCTGTGAAGATCCAGCGCACCATCTTCAGCGAGTGCTTTTATGTGCTTGGGCTCGATGAACTTGGGCGGGCGACCGGAGAACACCGCTACCGG GAGGCAGCCCTGAAGATGATGGGGGCCATTGTGCACTGGGTGCGGGAGGAACCCTCTGAGCTGGGGTGTCCGGAGCTCTCGGGAGCCACCCCTCACGACTCCATGGCCGTTCCCATGATGCTCCTCAACCTCGTGGACCAGCTCTCGGAAGGAGACGCCGAAGCCGCGGGCCGATTCGCCGAGCTCGGATGCTGGTCGGCTCAGCGgatcctcctccatgtgcag AGGGGCGGCACGGCCGTGCTGGAGAACGTCTCAGAGGAGGGCAAAGAGCTGCCGGGGTGCCTGGGACGACTACAGAATCCAG GCCATGCCATCGAAGCTGGCTGGTTCCTGCTCCGCCATGTCCAGCGCCAGCGTGATGCAGCCCTCGTCTCCCGGGCGGTGGAGAAGTTCATGAAGCAGCCCTTCCGTTCAGGCTGGGACCCCGAATACGGGGGTCTGTTTTCTTTCCAAGATGTCGACGGGCTCTGCCCCACGCAG CTAGAGTGGAGAATGAAACTTTGGTGGCCTCACACGGAAGCCATGGTTGCCTTCCTGATGGGCTTTGCCGAGACGCAGGACCCAGAACTCCTGGAAATGTTCAACCAGGTGGCTGAATACACTTTCGCCAAG TTCAGTGATCCGGAGACAGGAGAGTGGTTTGGCTACTTGACCCAGGAGGGCCGCGTAGCCCTCTCCATCAAAGGAGGACCATTCAAAG GCTGTTTCCACGTGCCCCGGGCTCTGCATATGTGTCAGGAAATCCTGGAGTCGCTTATAAGGAAGACGAAATCCCTCGACCAGGAATGA